Within the Rosa rugosa chromosome 2, drRosRugo1.1, whole genome shotgun sequence genome, the region ATTCTCTTCAACTGAGGCCACTCCACTGCATTTGGTCATATAGGAAAATCGTACTGACAATCAGTTAAAATTTTCAGTCCGTCTTTGAGATGTGAAGAACTACCATTTTCAATCTGCCTTTCAGTATTGTCTTTCAtaagcttgaaaatgacaatAATCTATGGAGATAAATGACACGTTGATCATTTTGCGCAAATCTAATTATTGATAGTGGCTTCCAAGAATATCGATCTGGTATTGGCTTGAAATAGCGTACTGCTTTCTTTGTGAAATAGAAGAAAACAGGTTGTCAATCACTACCATAAATTGGTGAAAGCTACAACCCTCCACTGGAGAAAATGTCCAAATTCTAATACCACCACTTCCATACGTCTAATTCTTCcaaaaatgagaaaaagaaagatgcTATCAGCGGGGATACAGGCCGTTAAGTGTGTTTAACTTTCTGATAGATATTTTGAGAAAGAAACATGTCAATTCTTCAAAACATATATTGAAATATGTCCGTCAGTTCAGTTCCTCTTTTCCAAGGCCAACAGCCAAAAGTCCTCTCATATATTTTAAGAAAAGAAACGGAAATAAAAGGACAGTTAAATGGAGCAAACATCAAACTTCAAGCCAAATCTTCTTGGAATTACCCGCTGTGtcattcaaaacttcaaaatccAGCTGTCCTGAAGACAAGCCCTCTAGAGCTACGCCATCTACCCATACTCAGCTTCTGTACATCATAACCGACAGCTACCAAAAGCACTTCGGAGAAACGTTACCTTGAGGCTCCCAACTTCTCTTACAAGTGCACGCCATTACCATTGCTATACACACCATTTAGACACCCATTTGATGACTTAAATGCATGTCCATTCTGGTGGGATTTCACTGTGAAGCGTCCATTACTAGTCCCATTTGCAACGGGCTTTATCTGATGGCCATTGTTTTGTAGGATTGTATCTGAACGCCTGCATGCTGCTATTAGTCCTGTATAATAGAACATGAAATTTATCAGAAACTGAAATATCCCTAAAACTATATGAAACTGCATAACATAAAAGCCATCTATCTAATGGTTATTCAGGAATATGATACTTCTCTATGATCATGGAATGATGTCGTAGCCATATAATAATGGTTATTTAAAATGATAACCAATGAATTATGATCCTGTTCTATCCTACATAATATCTtacattaataaataaaaacatttaaatacaaaagaaagcaaCAACGATTGTCCTTGTTTACTGTAACCACTCTGATGGAATACACTAAAGTGACCTTCACAATTTGCTAAAGGGACCTCCACATTTTATACCGGTGCGTAGTGGGAGCACAGGAGGACAACAAAGTTCATATTTTCTAGATTAAGCATCTGAGAACATTTATTAACTTCGAGCTGGAGACTTCTACGGAAGTGCTAGCCAGCGCTCACAATTGACGTTTGCATGTCTTAGTAAACCATCCAGATGCCTTGGTTGGAGAATAGAGTAGCTAAGACTAAATGCAGTCATTCTCATTGTTGCAAGTTTTACCCATATAATAATGCTTCATGAATGTAACAAATCATTGACACAAACAAATAGTTAAGAGCAACAGATTCCAAGAACAGGGAAAAAAACATTACCTAAGAACAGAGCAGAAGGTTTGCCTGGCCTTGACTTAAATTCGGGATGGAACTGAACACCAACAAAGTACGGATGGGCAGGCAGCTCAATAATCTGTGGCATTACTAATATGTTAAATAATTGTATTTACAAGAAACAGAACAAAGTATCAAGCTAAACTATGGGCATCTTATACAACATGACCTATCATGCTCTAACAAATGCTAACCTCCATGCGCCGACCAGTTTCATCTCTGCCAACAAATGATAAGCCAGCACTTTCGAATTGCAATATCATATCAGGATTGACCTACATACCACAAAAAGGCTGTTCCATAAATGGGAAGAAAAACATACTGCTGCCTGCTATCTAAGTGCATGCATGAGCAAAACTTACCTCATATCTATGTCGATGTCGTTCATCAACAAACGCCACATCTCCATACCTAAACATAATCCATAACAATATCAGCTTGACTGAAGAATGAATAGTTGGGTTACAAGGAAAACAGTGATGACTCTGGCTTTGTTTCCATATATAAATCATATATCATTGTTTCAGCAATCAGTACAAAGTTTATGAAGGTAGCGAACATATTAGTGAGCATTGTAATGCTCCAAACAGAGGGTTCGAAAATCAAATCCCCGCATACAAAGGTCACCATATGAACAGTTCTAATAGATATATTTAGTAGATGCAAGTCCTCACAATTTTGCAGATTTGCAGTCAGTAACCGTGAAGTAGGTCCTCCTTGATCCCAGACGCATAGTGCCTCCCATATGTGTTTTTGAACCCTTCCAGTTTAAAAGAAATTAACTTTAGAATAGACGACAAAATGAAGTATTAATTTATAGTATTATGTCAACTTGGGTAAAGGTCCAATACCTCTGGCATAAATACGACACAAGGACTTGTAGTTTCAGGATCAAACTCCGTGCTGTTAGCATCAAGCATACCAAGAACAGATCGTGCAAACTCAATAACAGCAATTTGCATTCCCAGGCAAATGCCCAGGAATGGAACTTTGTTTTCACGAGCATACTTTGCCGCAAGAATTTTCCCTTGCACTCCTCTATCACCAAATCCTCCTGGAACTAGAACACCATCAGCGCCCTGAAATGAAGACCGTCCAGAGGATCAAAGTCTGAATATGCAACCAATGATATCAACAAAATTTTTGCCTAATGCAAATTAATCATTATAGCAGGATCACCTTCAAAAGATCCCATGCAGCCTTATGAACCTCAGGAGCCTGCAAGCAGTAAAACAATTAACATAGAAAATACTAAATAGAATATTAACGGAACTTGTTTCTATGATTTAAATTACTTGTTTATATGATTTAAATTACTCTACCTCTTTAGCAGTAACATCTTCAAGGTCACCTGCTGCAACCCAATCTACAACAAGTTTCCGACGGCAAGCAACAGAAGCATGTAGAAGAGCCTGGCACAAGAAGCTCAATATTACAATCTGGACTCATATCATGCACTTAATGTTATAAGGTGCAAAACTGTTTGTTACTGATAATGAGGATAACGTGTAAAATCACCAAACAATAGTGTGCATATTACAATGGTAGTCTATATTCAATTCAGAATAGAGTACTTTTAATATCATAAGTGAATCAAGTAccaaatataaaataattacaaaCTAGAAATTAAATacttgaatgaaaaataaatttaaaattgatgAATAACAGTATCTACTATATAAAATCAGATATATAAATAATAATCCAAGTTGAAGAAAATGCATCATTAAGTGAATCAAGtgccaaaaataaaataattacaaattagaaattaaatacttgaatgaaaagtaaatttaaaatttatgaATAACAGTATCTACTATATAAAATCAGATATATAAATAATAACCCAAGTTGACGAAAATGCAAAACCAAAGCACACCGATAAAGCAAAACCGATTTAGTACAGTTAGACAAAAACAAGCAAGCGCACAGATATGCAAAAACAAATTTATGAATAAAAATGACATGTAGCAAGATGATCATCACCAGACATTTAATTTGAGACCATTGTGAATATCATTTAAATAATAAAAAGTTTACCTTTAGAACAGAGAGGTAAGCATCTGAAAGACCGGTGTATTTTCCAACCATTGCAATTCTGACCTGTAATGCACATAATACTGTGACAGTTAAGAGCAAGGTATGGCATTACACAGGACATCAATTCCTAAACTTAGGAAGTATTAACAAAACTTGGGGAAGAATTGAAAACCCACAGAATCATGTAAATTTGAGGAAATTTCTGTCCTGGTTGTCCATTCCTTCAAATTTGGCTCTCTAGCAACCCTGCAGAAGCACATAGACATTATTGGCACAGTCAAAAACAGGAAGTAGACCAAACATGCagctaaaaaataataataacaaagaGTCAATTTCAAAGACAAACCTCTGAAGGTTTAATCCTTTCAAGATTGCTTCATGTGCCTTTTGATCCTATTTGTGAAGGAAGAGAAACAAATTTTAGATAAGTAAAAAATTGCTGCATATATATAGACAAAATTTAACTTTAGAAGAACTATACTTACTCTTAAAAGCAATGGGATGTGCCAGATGTTTGGAACATCATAAAGAGTGACAATATTTTCTGCCTGTATAAGTTTTATAATTAGTATATTAACATTATAGAGGTTAAACGAGGAAAGAACATTAGAATTCATAGAGAACAGTAAAGTTACCGGTACGTGGCAAAATTGAGCAAGTTTTGCCTTCACATTCTCCTCAAGTGGCTGTCAAaaccaaagagaaaaaaaaattgagatctATATtcacactactaaaaaaaattctGGAGAGGAAGGCAGAAGGATACCTTTGTACTCCTACAAGCTAGAATATTAGGTGTCAAACCCTGTCCTCTAAGTACCCGAACACTATGCTGTGTAGGCTTTGTTTTCTGCAAAGTGGATATTAGGAGGAAAAAAATCAATTAGTCAAAATGAGGCAAGACTATGCCTTCACACACTCCATATTTAATGGAACCACCAATGACTAAAATTAGCCTGCAAATTTATATAACATATAGCCATATAAGTACCTGCTCACCGACAACATTCAGAACAGGCACAAGGCTGACATGAACCAAGCAGAAATTTCCGGGACCTAAAGCAAAAAACTTTGGTAAGAAAAAACAGACTAGGGACGTAAAATATAGAATATACATGAATATGAAAAATAGAGTCCTATGTTTGTCAAGTTCATGGACCTTACCAACACGATAAGAAAATTGGCCAAGGGCCTCAATAAAGGGCATTGATTCAATATCCCCTGCATTAAGGAGAgagatattttttttaagtaagTTTCATAGGATTTCATGTGCAGCTATTAAGAGTTTAGACAACAGGAAAACATATcaccctagaagaaaaaaaattatgacaATGTACCTATAGTTCCACCCAATTCGATGACACATACATCAGCTGGACCTTCTTTCCCGTCCACAGGTACCATTGCCACACGTTCTATCCACTCTTGGATGGCATCCGTAATGTGAGGAACAACCTAGTTTGAGAGGAGAAATAATCAGATCCCACATTACATTTTGCAAATTGTGGATTGGAAAATGAAGAACAACAAACCTGGACAGTCTTTCCAAGATAGTCTCCCTTTCTCTCCTTGTCAATAACAGACTGTTGAAGCAACAAAGACAAGAATAAGAAAAATCAGTGAGTGGTTTGACATGACTCAAATTTTTTTCCACTTATGTCGAAATGACAAACATGGCTCCTCAAACAGAATATGGAAATCAATTAACCTGATAAATTTTTCCAGTTGTGATATTGTTGTCACGGGTCAAAGTGAGATCCAGAAACCGCTCATAATTTCCGAGGTCAAGGTCAACCTATATAAACAAAAGATAAAGTTATGCCCACTCTTTTTTACCACTAAAATCAAAGAATTAGCTACTTCTAAAGATAATAATAAACACCACCACAGACCCGCAAAATTTAAACAACCCCCTGCAATATTGGTAATTTACCTCACCGCCATCGTCTAATACGAACACCTCCCCATGCTCAAAAGGAGACATTGTCCCAGCATCAGTGTTCAAGTAAGGATCTGCAGGCATGATAAATTTGAACATTAGTAAGTACAATATAACAAGCTTAAACATGTATATTTCTTTACCAAGATACAAATATCAGCCAGTTTATAAGGATATGATACAAATATCAGCCAGTTTATAAGGATATGTCGTAAAATATCAAAACAGTTTATAAATAACAAAGCAAAAAATATTATGACATAGGAGCTA harbors:
- the LOC133728767 gene encoding uncharacterized protein LOC133728767, whose protein sequence is MKYVLVTGGVVSGLGKGVTASSIGLLLQACGLRVTSIKIDPYLNTDAGTMSPFEHGEVFVLDDGGEVDLDLGNYERFLDLTLTRDNNITTGKIYQSVIDKERKGDYLGKTVQVVPHITDAIQEWIERVAMVPVDGKEGPADVCVIELGGTIGDIESMPFIEALGQFSYRVGPGNFCLVHVSLVPVLNVVGEQKTKPTQHSVRVLRGQGLTPNILACRSTKPLEENVKAKLAQFCHVPAENIVTLYDVPNIWHIPLLLRDQKAHEAILKGLNLQRVAREPNLKEWTTRTEISSNLHDSVRIAMVGKYTGLSDAYLSVLKALLHASVACRRKLVVDWVAAGDLEDVTAKEAPEVHKAAWDLLKGADGVLVPGGFGDRGVQGKILAAKYARENKVPFLGICLGMQIAVIEFARSVLGMLDANSTEFDPETTSPCVVFMPEGSKTHMGGTMRLGSRRTYFTVTDCKSAKLYGDVAFVDERHRHRYEVNPDMILQFESAGLSFVGRDETGRRMEIIELPAHPYFVGVQFHPEFKSRPGKPSALFLGLIAACRRSDTILQNNGHQIKPVANGTSNGRFTVKSHQNGHAFKSSNGCLNGVYSNGNGVHL